The genomic segment ATTTCTCTGAAGTGGATCTCAGCGCGTCCTCCGGATCGATGTTGTGGAACCTTGATATATTCACGATGGTAAAAAGCAGATCGCCGATCTCCTCCTTTATTGCACCGGTATCCTTTGTCTCTTCTGCCTTTTTAAGCTCCCCGATCTCTTCGTGCATCTTTTCATAGATATCTTCGAGCTTTTCCCAGTCAAAGCCAACCCTCGCAGCGCGCTTAGTAATGATATAGGCCCTAAGCAGCGCAGGGGTATTGACAGGGATATTGGAGAGCAGCGAGTAGTCTTCCTTTTCCTCTTTCTTGATCTCTTCCCACCTCATCTGTACAGGTTTTTCAGAGGATTCTTTGAGAAATACATGCGGATGCCTGTTATACATCTTTCGGTATTCTGTTTCAAGGATATCCTTTATGTCAAACCGTTTCTGTTCTTCACAGATCCTTGCGATAAAGATTATGTGGAAGAGAAGGTCCCCGAGCTCTTCCCTGAGCGATTGTGTGTTGTCCTGCTCGATAGCGTCGATGAGCTCGTATACTTCTTCCAGGAGAAAGGTTTTGAACGCGGGAAGGGTCTGTTTTCTGTCCCAGGGGCAGCCTTTTTCCCCCCGCAAGGTTGCTACAAGTTCAACGAGCTTTGAAAACTCTTTCATAAAACCTCCAACTGATATCGTGAAAGGTGAAAGGTAAAAGGTAAAAAGTGAAATGTGCAAAGTGAAACGTGAAAGGTTTTAAACCCTGACACGTCACCGTAGAGCATCGGTGTCGGACTTTCCCCACAAACACGCTCATTCCGCTCCAGCGGCTCCAATCGCTCGCGTTCGGCTTCGGAACTTTTGCTTCGCAAAAGACCAAGCTTCCTCGCCTCACGACGGTTTGCTTGGGAAAATCCGACGCCGATGCTGTAAGTGATGTATTTAGGTTCAACTTATGACTCACACCTTACGACTCACGGATTGCAACGCTGTGCGCCCTGCGCTATGAATTCTTTTCTATGAGCCATGAGCTATGAACTATGAGCCGGCTTTATCTTCTCAACGATAAGGCTCACGGTCTTTCTCATTACCTCCTGCTGTTCTTCAATGATCGCTTTTCCCGCCTCGCCCATCTTTTTCGCGAGTGCCGCATCTTCGAGGATAGCGGTAATGTGTTTCACAATCTCATCGCCGCCGGAGACCACGATTCCCGCTCCATTCCCCGTTACCTGTTTTGCTATGTCCCTGAAGTTTTCCATAAAGGGACCAAACAGGACAGGGGTGCCGAAGAATAAGGGTTCGAGTATGTTTTGCCCGCCATAGGGGGCGAGGCTGCCTCCGACAAAGGCAACTCGGCTTTTTTTGTATATATCAAGAAGGTCACCGACAGTGTCAACGACAACGATATCAATGCCCGCGTGTCCAGGGGGAATCTTTTTCAGAACCGAGTATCTGATGCAGTTGAAAGAGGATGAGAGTTCTTTTTCTATCCTTTCGGTGAGATGTAATTCCCGGGGCGCCACAAAAACAGTGTAATCGGGGAAATGTTTTTTGAGCCTTTTGATAGTGTCAAATATTGTATCAAGCTCTTTTTCCCTGACGCTGCCATAGGTTATGACCTTTTCTTTATGAGAGATATCATCGGAAGGCACTATGGATTTTCTGTAATATTTGATGTTGCCGGTATTGATCACCTTNNNNNNNNNNNNNNNNNNNNNNNNNNNNNNNNNNNNNNNNNNNNNNNNNNNNNNNNNNNNNNNNNNNNNNNNNNNNNNNNNNNNNNNNNNNNNNNNNNNNGATAAAAAACGGGAGGGCTATAAAGGTCAGTATGTTGTAGACTATCTTCCACATGCTATGGCATCTGCCTTCTCTGTAATGGATAAAAGTATATGTTCGAATTCAATCCTCTGTTTTTCCATGTCTTCGGAGGTACTTTCTTTGCTTATATGGATCGGGTCTCCCCAGAGAAAATAGATCGTTGAAAAAGGGTAGGGCAGGATGAAATTATCCCAGGATTGAAAAGTTTTTTTTTACTTGCACCGTAACTGACAGGCACTATTGCCTTGCCGGATAGTTTTGCAAGCTCTATGATGCCTTGCTTTACCTTGTACCGCGGACCTTTCGGGCCGTCAGGCGTGATTGCCACGTCGATGTTATGCTTCAGGTCATGCAGTATTGTTCTGAGGGAAGAGACGCTCCCTTCTTTTCTGTAGGATCCCCGTATGGAGCCAAGTTTGAAAAAACGGATGATCCGGGCAATAAATTCACCATCCCGATGGCGGCTTATCAGT from the Syntrophorhabdaceae bacterium genome contains:
- the mazG gene encoding nucleoside triphosphate pyrophosphohydrolase produces the protein MKEFSKLVELVATLRGEKGCPWDRKQTLPAFKTFLLEEVYELIDAIEQDNTQSLREELGDLLFHIIFIARICEEQKRFDIKDILETEYRKMYNRHPHVFLKESSEKPVQMRWEEIKKEEKEDYSLLSNIPVNTPALLRAYIITKRAARVGFDWEKLEDIYEKMHEEIGELKKAEETKDTGAIKEEIGDLLFTIVNISRFHNIDPEDALRSTSEKFIRRFNYIEKNIDVTKSSLTDMDNLWDEIKNMERQGD
- a CDS encoding DUF374 domain-containing protein, whose product is MKKIKYFLLLNVLPPLIYVILTLLKMTLRLEHINKSAIQEEWDKGGNFIVCFWHGRLLMMPFAKEGGGGKVLISRHRDGEFIARIIRFFKLGSIRGSYRKEGSVSSLRTILHDLKHNIDVAITPDGPKGPRYKVKQGIIELAKLSGKAIVPVSYGASKKKLFNPGIISSCPTLFQRSIFSGETRSI